A genomic window from Gossypium hirsutum isolate 1008001.06 chromosome D10, Gossypium_hirsutum_v2.1, whole genome shotgun sequence includes:
- the LOC107914695 gene encoding mRNA cap guanine-N7 methyltransferase 2: protein MKVCDLYCGGGADAEKWDGAQISHYVGIDVSSRINEVREAWESQRKSFTSEFFEADPCTDNLEALLLEKDIQADLVCCLQHLQLRFQTEDKARRLLSNVSFLLKPGGYFFGITLEKVIGKNHCF, encoded by the exons ATGAAGGTCTGCGACTTGTATTGCGGCGGCGGAGCTGATGCAGAGAAATGGGATGGAGCTCAAATCAGTCATTATGTTGGAATTG ATGTGTCCTCTAGGATAAATGAAGTGAGGGAAGCATGGGAGAGTCAGCGCAAAAGCTTCACTTCTGAGTTTTTTGAGGCTGATCCTTGCACC GATAATTTGGAAGCCCTGTTGCTAGAGAAGGACATTCAGGCTGATCTTGTCTGTTGCTTGCAGCATTTGCAG TTAAGATTTCAAACTGAAGACAAAGCAAGGAGACTTCTAAGTAATGTGTCATTTTTGTTGAAACCAGGGGGTTATTTTTTCGGTATTACTCTTGAAAAGGTGATTGGAAAAAACCATTGTTTTTAG